AATATCCGATTCGCGATCAGATGAAGTAAGGACAATCACCGGGATTAAAGCGCCTTCCTGCAAATTCCTAAACCACTCCAGAACCTCAAAGCCGCCTTTCCGGGGCATCTTCAAATCCATCACCACCAGGTCAGGCTCCGGATAGGTGATCCGGTCGTTGAACCGGTCTGCGCCACTCAAATAATCGATCGCCTCCTCGCCATTGACCACAAAATGAACGGCGATATCCATGCCGGTTTTTTTGAAAGCGCGCTGAAGCAGAATTACCTCTTCTGCATTGTCTTCAACCACCAAAATTGTAAAAGGCTCGTTTTCCATTCCGTTCTCAGTCGCTTGCGTAAATTGTTGTTTTCTGAAGATAAATTTCTCTTCTGGAATCCCGGCTGGCTGTTCAAACCAAATGTATCCCGCATCACCCAACCACCAGCCAACCTGTCTCGGGTCCACAAAAAAATTCTAACTTGGACGGGGTGGATGGAAATAGGGTGTTCCCCTAAATTTATTCAGTTTTGAAAACTCAGGCCACCCGTTGCGACTCGGGAGCGTTTATTCGATATTGGAAGTATAACGGCACATTCAAAGGTTGCAAGCGAAGCCGGGAAAAAAAGGAATTTATGCAGAACCCGCAAAACATATCCAATCATCGGGAAGAGAGGATTAAACGCCGTCGCAGTCAGCGTCGGATGGACAGGATTAACGAAGAGAAAAACCGCCAGAAAGCCATGGGTGGAGGCCAGCCAAATGAACTCGGGGTCACCCAGGGTCAGAATGGCGAGCAGGGAAACACAATAGGTCCGGCAAGCCTACCGCGTTACCCCAAGGCCTCCCACTAAAACACCAGAAGCCCTGCCAGGTTCCGCATTTGTTCAAGGCGGCAGCTTAATTTACTTGAGCTGCCGCCTTTGCCGGCTTTGGAACAAATCGATTCCAGCCTCTGACCATGAGAATACGTCAAAGGCCTTGAGCCAAGTCTCCGGTATTTTATTTGCTTATTGGAGTAACACTCGAGGCCCGAACAAATATTTGTTGGTCCTGCAGCATTTGGCTGCCTTGTTGATCCAATCCCAGGCTGGTGGGTGAGGAAGGCACCTGCTGAACGGTTCCGTTCAGGGAAACCGTTTGACCAGCGGTAATGTTGGGCATTGGTTGTGACATTACGACGTACACAGGTTTGGCACTGTCACTCCCCTGCAAGACCAACAGACGATCGCCTATCACACGTTGCACTTTTGCCTCACTGATGTTCACCGTCTGGCCGGCAAGTGAGGTGGGATCGGCGGTTGTTGAGAGTTGATTCAGTTGAGTAATGGCACCCGAACCTGCTGCCCCGGTGGATTGACCGGACGTTGACGGAGCCGCACCGACAGCCTCGTTTTGAGAAGAAGCCGTTACATTGCTCGAGATGGTGATAGCCTGTGTGTTGCCTATGGGCACAGCGACCACATCCTCGCGCCGAACCTGCTGCTGAACATTCATGGGTTGAGTGCTCACTTGTTTGCGAACAACAACAGAACCCGCTGGAACCGTCTGGGTATGGATCACTGGTGTCTCGTCCTGCAGGTTTATTACCAATTCGCCGCCTTGGAAGGGTGTGCTCAATGAATTAGTCCCTCCGCCTCCCTGGCTATACTGAGCGCCGGTAGCGCCAGCCGGGATACGTTCCACCACGATGGATTCCTTTCGTACCTGGACGGGTTGGGTAACCGTCTCGGTTCGAACGACCTTACGGAGTTGAACACCGCCAGTATTAACCGGCTGAGTTCCAATTTGGACGGTTTCCTTTTCCAAGGGAATTACCGTCTGGCCGGCGGTTTCACCACCCATTGCAGCACCAGTCTGGGTCTGAGCACTGGTTCCCGTGGCGCCCATTGAGGCAGCTTGGGTAGTTGACTCATTATAACTGTAAACTGGAGCCTGCTCCGTTTGATACTTGGCGTGACTCCCCGTACTGGAGCATCCTGCCACTAAAAGCAGGGAGGATGCTATTACAACCGTATTTTTGATTTTATTTTTTCTATCTGATATGTTCATACCAATCCTTTGTTCGTGTTTTATTTAAAACACCCGTTAGCCAACCTAAGTTGCCAACGGGAAGGCAACAAACGGGGTAAGTACCCACCGAGGAAAAACTGGACTTTTCGAGGATTGGAGTAAGAGGGGCAGACCTTAAAGGACGGAACGTCACCATTCTCATACGCACGCGTAACATTTACGTGCGTAATAGGTTCTAAATACGCACTTGAAATCTTGAACCAGATAAAAGAACCGTGCAAAAATTCCGGGATGAAATCACCTCTGCGGGTTTTGCATCTCGAAGACAATCGGAGTTATTCCGAGTTGGTGCAAGCCAGGCTGCAGGCGGAAGGCTTCCAAGCCGAGGTGGTTTGCATAGAAACAAAGGAAGAGTTTGAATCAGCTTTGGCGCGAGAAACCTTCGATCTAATCATCGCAGATTACCGTTTGCCAGCCTATGACGGCATCAGCGCACTCAAATTTGCCCGGCAAAACACCCCGGACATTCCCACCCTCCTGGTTTCTGGCGCCATGGGCGAAGAGGCTGCCATCGAAGGTTTCAAAGCTGGAGCGACTGATTACGTCCTCAAACACTGGCCGGAACGCCTGATTCCTGCCGTTCGCCGCGCATTAAGTGTCGCGGGCGAACGTGCCAACCGGTTGCGTGCAGAGGCCGCGCTCGCACAACGCGAAAAATATTTCCGTGCGCTTTCAGAAAATGCGATCGACATCGTCACGATCATCAATCAGCAAGCGGTTTTTATTTACAACAGCCCCTCCATCCAACGGGTGGCGGGCTATGCTCCCCAGGAACTGATTGGCACCAGTGTCTTCAATCTCGTTCATCCGGACGACCATGCCAGGGTGCGCGAGGACCTGGAGCATTGTCTGCAACACCCCGAGACCACCACGGTTTCCGAATTTCGCGTGCGTCATAAAAACGGTTCCTGGCGTTATTTGGAATCGATTGGCAGGAATCTGTTGAATGAACCGGAAATTTCCGGTGTGGTGGTGAACTGTCGCGATGTCACAGATCGTCGCCGGGTTGAACATTATAATGAAGTCCTTTCGCGGCTTGGATTAAAACTGAGTTCGGCCACCGGTTCGGAAGGTGCTGCAAAAATAATCGTGGAGGTGGCGGATGATTTGTTTGGGTGGGACGCCTGCACACTTAATTTGTATTCGCCAGACGAGGATAAAATCTATCCGGTTCTGACCATCGATACGATCCGGGGTGAAAAACTTGAAATTTCGGGCACTGAAATTGACAAGCATCCAACCACCCGCACGCGCAGGATCATCAATAATGGTCCGGAGCTGATCCTTCGCCAGGAACCCATCACAATCGGAAATGATGGTATAACCATCGGAGACAAGGCGCGCCCCTCGGCTTCATTGATGTTTGTTCCCATCCGGAATCGAACGAGGGTGATCGGGATTCTTTCGATCCAAAGCTACCGGTTGAAAGCCTACGATGAAAAGGACCTGGCGGCATTGCAGACGCTGGCCGATTATTGCGGAGGCGCCTTGGAACGCATTCGCATTGAGCAGGCGCTGCGCGAAAGTGAACGGCGGTTCCGCCACCTGTTCGAAAATTCTCCAGACGCAATTTTTGTTGAAGACGTGAACGGGACGGTGCTGGATGCGAATGTTGCCGCCGGCTGGCTCCATGCAATGCCCTACCGGCAGTTGATTGGCAAAAATGTGGCTGAACTGGTTCCTCCCGAAGAACACGAAAAGTTTCGGCAAAACTTTCAAAAACTGGCAGCGGGTGAGATACGTCAGGTTCTGGGTCTGAGTTCAACCTCGGATGGCCGTGTGATTCCCGTCGAAGTCAGAACCAGCCAGATTGATTATTCCGGCAAGCCGGCCCTCTTGCTCCACGTTCGTGACATTTCCGAAAGGAAGGAAGCAGAAGAGGCTCTGAAAGGATCCGAGATCCGATTCCATTCTGTGTGGGAAAACTCAGTGGACGGCATGAGGCTCACCGATGAGAATGGCATCATCATTGCCGTGAACGAGGCATTTTGCAAGCTGGTTGGAATGAACCGGCAGGAATTGGAAGGCAAACCATTCACGGTGACCTATGCAGTGGGCGAGAACCTCGAACAGAAGCTGGCCTTCTATCGCCAGCGCTTTCAGGAACGGACTGTCGCCCGGCGCATCGAGCGCAAGCTAACCTTTCGCTCGGGTAAAACTGTTAATTTGGAAGGTGCCAATTCCTATGTGGAAGTGCACGGGCAAAAGCCGCTGCTGCTCGGTCTCTTCCGTGACATTACGGAACAAAAGCGCCTCGAAGATCAGTTGAGGCATTCGCAAAAGATGGATGCCATCGGACAATTGGCCGGCGGAGTGGCTCATGACTTCAACAACATCCTTACGGTTATTCAGGGCCACGCCTCGCTTTTGCGCAGTTCCGGAAAGCTGGAGGATTTCATGATAACCTCGGCGGAACAGATTGTGCAGGCAGCAGACCGCGCGGCCGGGCTGACACGCCAACTGCTTACCTTCAGCCGGCGGCAGATGATGCAGCCCAAGCTGCTGGACCTGAATGTGGTCGTCAGCAACATGACAAAAATGTTGGGCCGCATCCTGGGTGAGGACATTGCACTGCAATTCAATTACGCTCCCAACCTTCCCCTCGTTCATGCAGATTCAGGAATGATGGAACAAGTGCTCCTCAACCTGGCCGTGAATTCTCGCGACGCCATGCGCGGAGGGGGACAACTCACTGTCAAAATTTTCGGCATGGAGATTACCGGCTTGGAGATGAATGAACATCCGGAAGGAAGAACGGGCCACTTCGTCTGCTTAAAGGTATCAGACACCGGATGCGGCATCGAGCCGAAGAACCTGCCACATATTTTTGAACCATTCTTCACCACCAAGGCCATCGGCAAGGGCACAGGTTTGGGACTGGCGACTGTTTATGGAATCGTCAAACAACATCAAGGTTGGATCGAAGTCACCAGTTCTCCGGGTGTCGGGACAACTTTTCAGGTTTTCCTCCTGGCCAGCAACGAAAGCAGTTCCAAGTTGAATGGAACAACCCCGCTCGAAGAGGCAGTTCGCGGCGGAACGGAAACCATTCTGGTGGTGGAAGACGAAGCTGCGGTGCGAGAGTTGGTGTGTAAAATTTTGATAAGCCGGGGATACCAGGTGCTGCATGCGGTTTCAGGTTCCAAGGCGTTGGAGGTTTGGAAAGAACATAAAAATCGGATAGACCTTCTCCTGACCGATATGGTTATGCCCGATGGCATGAGTGGGCGCGACTTGGCCGAA
Above is a genomic segment from Pedosphaera parvula Ellin514 containing:
- a CDS encoding response regulator, with amino-acid sequence MDPRQVGWWLGDAGYIWFEQPAGIPEEKFIFRKQQFTQATENGMENEPFTILVVEDNAEEVILLQRAFKKTGMDIAVHFVVNGEEAIDYLSGADRFNDRITYPEPDLVVMDLKMPRKGGFEVLEWFRNLQEGALIPVIVLTSSDRESDIQRAYSLGANSYFIKPTSFEEFRDMIKVVYDYWALARRPKPLVVRH
- a CDS encoding YsnF/AvaK domain-containing protein, whose translation is MNISDRKNKIKNTVVIASSLLLVAGCSSTGSHAKYQTEQAPVYSYNESTTQAASMGATGTSAQTQTGAAMGGETAGQTVIPLEKETVQIGTQPVNTGGVQLRKVVRTETVTQPVQVRKESIVVERIPAGATGAQYSQGGGGTNSLSTPFQGGELVINLQDETPVIHTQTVPAGSVVVRKQVSTQPMNVQQQVRREDVVAVPIGNTQAITISSNVTASSQNEAVGAAPSTSGQSTGAAGSGAITQLNQLSTTADPTSLAGQTVNISEAKVQRVIGDRLLVLQGSDSAKPVYVVMSQPMPNITAGQTVSLNGTVQQVPSSPTSLGLDQQGSQMLQDQQIFVRASSVTPISK
- a CDS encoding PAS domain S-box protein, with translation MKSPLRVLHLEDNRSYSELVQARLQAEGFQAEVVCIETKEEFESALARETFDLIIADYRLPAYDGISALKFARQNTPDIPTLLVSGAMGEEAAIEGFKAGATDYVLKHWPERLIPAVRRALSVAGERANRLRAEAALAQREKYFRALSENAIDIVTIINQQAVFIYNSPSIQRVAGYAPQELIGTSVFNLVHPDDHARVREDLEHCLQHPETTTVSEFRVRHKNGSWRYLESIGRNLLNEPEISGVVVNCRDVTDRRRVEHYNEVLSRLGLKLSSATGSEGAAKIIVEVADDLFGWDACTLNLYSPDEDKIYPVLTIDTIRGEKLEISGTEIDKHPTTRTRRIINNGPELILRQEPITIGNDGITIGDKARPSASLMFVPIRNRTRVIGILSIQSYRLKAYDEKDLAALQTLADYCGGALERIRIEQALRESERRFRHLFENSPDAIFVEDVNGTVLDANVAAGWLHAMPYRQLIGKNVAELVPPEEHEKFRQNFQKLAAGEIRQVLGLSSTSDGRVIPVEVRTSQIDYSGKPALLLHVRDISERKEAEEALKGSEIRFHSVWENSVDGMRLTDENGIIIAVNEAFCKLVGMNRQELEGKPFTVTYAVGENLEQKLAFYRQRFQERTVARRIERKLTFRSGKTVNLEGANSYVEVHGQKPLLLGLFRDITEQKRLEDQLRHSQKMDAIGQLAGGVAHDFNNILTVIQGHASLLRSSGKLEDFMITSAEQIVQAADRAAGLTRQLLTFSRRQMMQPKLLDLNVVVSNMTKMLGRILGEDIALQFNYAPNLPLVHADSGMMEQVLLNLAVNSRDAMRGGGQLTVKIFGMEITGLEMNEHPEGRTGHFVCLKVSDTGCGIEPKNLPHIFEPFFTTKAIGKGTGLGLATVYGIVKQHQGWIEVTSSPGVGTTFQVFLLASNESSSKLNGTTPLEEAVRGGTETILVVEDEAAVRELVCKILISRGYQVLHAVSGSKALEVWKEHKNRIDLLLTDMVMPDGMSGRDLAEQIQTEKPGLKAVFTSGYSSEIAGKDFILKEGLNFLQKPYHPHKLVRVIRKCLDDNN